In Cheilinus undulatus linkage group 3, ASM1832078v1, whole genome shotgun sequence, the genomic window cagtgttatttttgtaaatacttTTTGTGTGCAGCCTGTCGACAGTctccaataaaaaaataaagatagatCATTAAATATAGGTAAACttcaaaaattaataaaatgttaaagttgcaaataaaatgtaatgtagatAAAGGACTTGGATTTGAAAAGAAAGATGAAAACGTATTGAAAAGACATTCTATTTGCCTAATTCCTTCTAGGTTTGTGTAACTTAACAGAAAGGTGTTTTGTAAACAGCTGCACTGATTGCATTGTTTTCTCCAGGTATTGACCAGCAACCAATAAGGCACACATCTTCcggattttttccccttctctCACAAGTAGGCCAAAATAATTGGGTTACCCAGTCCCCTGTAGCACAACAGTTTATTCATTGCATTAACTGTCCAGTAACAGTCTCAGTGAGCGGTGTGTTGTGACCCATTTCCATAATCACGCAGGTATTCAGTGAGCAATTTACCTCTGAGTGTGAGCAACATGTGACAAGTCTTCTTATCTGACTCCTAGACAATGCACTTACTTATCAGTGAGCCTCGGCCACTTAATCAATGCCTGCCTTGTTGTTGCATCAGAAACCAAATCTCCAATGAGTCAAAGCTGCAAGTTTTATTTATGCTTCAGGAGATGGACTTCTACTGTAAATTTATCACCAAAAAGATCTTATGATTTTATACAAACTTACAATTTATTCTTATCAGacaatgaacatttttcttgtaaaacTCAACAAAGACAAGCAAACACCATACTTTTCAcctcatagattttttttatttggagcATATAGAACATCTGAACATAGAATATTTAAATAATATGTGTAGAAGGACTTATCAAagataattaatacattttatgaCAGTGACAGAGGAATGAGTAATGAATGTGTATGTGCCGTCTTCAGCCCGCAGTAGCGAGTAGTGTTATGCGCAGGCTGAGATCGGGTGGCTGAGGCCACTGAAGTAAGACTTTTCTCTATCGCTCATCACTTCAAAGTGCAGCGGCTGCTGGCAGAAGGTGCACTCTGCTGTCGAGTGAGGCTTCAGCTCCAGGCCCACCTCCTTCCACGAGTGCACCAGCGTCTCTGTGGAGGggaaacagaggagaggaggtcAAGTTAGGCTGAATTCATGACAGAAATCTTAAGCCTATTATGATGTACTACAGCTGACAGGGGGAAGACTCCTCGAAAGCAAATTTTCTAAGAGCAACTCCATCACAAACGGGGAAGTTTCTTGCACTTAAGGGAAAACTGAATTTCAGCTTCTTTGGTTTTCTTACCAACAAAGTATTTCATCATCTCAGGGGTGTGGTGAGGTGTGGGCGCAATGCGCAGAAGCTCCTCCCCCCTGGCAACCGTTGGATAGTTGATAGCCTGCACATAGATGTTGTGGCGACTCATCATGAGGTCACACacctctgtgtttttctcagcATCTGATAcctagaaataaaaatgaaggccataaaatgattaaaatggtgCCACCAAAGAGATTGATAACTAGTGACTTAATAAAAATTTAGACTGcgataataaataaatctttactTACCCGGACTGGGATGATGTGGCTGGGGCAGTGTACCACAGGCAGCCCAGAATCCATTAGCATTTGCCTGAGTAGCTTGACGTTGCGCTGATGTTTACGTCTCAGTGTGCGTCCCTCTTCCCCTTTAAGAACTTGGATGGACTGTCTGGCGCCGGCTAAGAGCATTGGCGGCAGAGAAGTGGTGAAGATGAAACCAGCAGCATAGGAGCGCACCGTGTCCACCAGCGCTTCAGTACTTGCGATGTAACCACCCACACAGCCGAACGCCTTTCCTGGAAGGCAACATGAAAGCAatgctacttttaacttttgcttCAGATGtattatttgaaataaaaatggtcCCTATACAACACCAAGTGGCCTTTAAAAATCCTCCCACTGAAATCTCAAAAACTACATCATCTTTTAacagcagctggaggagaaaaGGGGCTGCCAAGCTCTCAGTTAGAAATAATTGCCCCCTCAGCTTGAAAGcgacaaacagacacacagagtaATTCAATAAGAGCGCAACAAGAGCCCACAGTCTCCTAGCAACAGCAGAGCTGCTCCAGCTTCTTTAAGCCCTCTGGCATATTGTGTGACACAGACGAGACCTGATCCTGAACATGACAACAAAACACAGAGCTGCTAGATTTCCACCAGCTTGGAGTGTTTGTTTCCAATCATAAAACTATAAATgactatttttatcattttccaTAAATAGAATGACAAAAGTAGATATTAATCTTGGCTTCAAAGTTGCAGTTTAAAGGAAATCATACTAAATAATATTTATGGCAGAGATCTTATGCTGACCTAGAGTCCCTGAGATGATATCCATCTTGTGCATGATGCCATCCCTATCCCCGATGCCTCCTCCTCTGGCGCCGTACAGACCCACAGCATGGACCTCGTCTACAAAGGTGATGGCGCCAAACTCATGAGCAATATCACACATCTCCTCCAGCGGACACACAGCACCTGTTTGAGACAGATAAGAGTTACACTAACTGGAAAAGTAAAGACATTATTAGGGTGAATGATATATTAAggtttacaaagaaaaactgaGATTATTCCACACTTACCATCCATAGAATGAACAGTCTCAAAGGCCACGATCTTCGGTTTTGTTGGGTCTCCCTTTTGTAGGAGCTCTCGGAGATGGGCGACATCATTGTGACGGAAAATGAATTTCTTAGCACCGCTGTTCCTGATACCCTGAATCATTGAGGCGTGGTTGCCTGCATCAGAGTAGATCTCACAACCTAAAATAGCCCAGAATATTTTCCGTTAAAGGTCAGCTTTAAACAATCCTAAAAGTTGTAATCAATGCACACTCAAAGACTTTTTTAGGCTTACCAGGCAGCATCTTGGCAAGGGTGAAGAGGGTGGAGTCGTTTGCCACAAAGCAGGAAGTGAAGAGCAGTGCGGCGTCCTTCTTGTGAAGGTCAGCCAGCTCTTGTTCCAGTTCCACATGGAACTTACTGGTACCAGAGATGTTCCTGGTGCCTCCTGCTCCTGAACCATGCTTTCGTAAAGTATCCCTGGAGAAAGAACATatgaaagacataaaaacattaaacctCAAGCCAAATGACAGCCAAGGAAGATATAAGACTAtacaaaaattggaaaaaatgccAATAATGAGCAGGCACACTTTGCTTCTAGGGGTTATTGCAGCAGCTAAGCAAGCTCAAACATGCTTAAAGGATGAAAAACATCCCTCCTTACTAGGGCCCATGAGGTTTAGGTGTTACCTATGGATCAACTGACACTTAATTCCCACACTAACAATGCCCCAGATCACCTATAGGTGTCAGGTTATATACAATTATTATGCACtttgtccaaacttttttgctTCCTTTCCCCGAAACTCACTAAAGCATAAACAAGAGAAATACACTGCCAAGAAAAATATTTGTCTTGTTACATACTAACATTATTGCTATCCAAGGGACTGACTCAACCCACAgtgtaaacaaaaagaaatcctCAGTTACTCACGTTATGGACTGCACAACCCGTGGGTGTCGACTCATGCCTAGGTAGTCATTGCTGCACCAAACAGACACCTCCCTCTTGTCCTCCAAAGAACCCGTGAAGTCATCGGCCATGGGGAACTCACTGGCCAGACGATTGACCGTCTTAAACACGCGATAGGTATGGTCATTCTTCTTCTCCACGATCTTCTTCTCAAAAAAGTCATCATATTGGAAGCGAGACACTATAgcaaaagaggaagatgaggttTGCTTAATGCAGCTTGCAATGTAGAAGATGAAGCAACAATGAATATGATGAAAGCTAGTCTAACTCTCATGCACCAAAGCACACTGACTTTCAAATGATTTTAAGTTATACCATCAAAATGTGAGAGTAaaatttgcagcattattaTCCTAGACTTGTAGGACCCCAAATGAAACTTACAGCTTCCTAAGTTGTCCTGCAGCAGGTGAGAGACCCTTTTAGGCTGCTGTTTCAGGAGGGTCTTCATTAGATTAGCCTGCGCTCCCTCTCTTCCCTTAATGCTGCTTGTAAAAGATGGCTTCTTCAGCTGAGCAGAAGGCACCTCTGAAAAGATGAAAGAGGATGGAAAGAGTCAAATCATGTGCAAAATGAAGGATAGAAGTTTTCTAGTCTGATTGTTTTCTTAACCATCTTTTACCTTTCTGGACGGTGCGGACTTCCTGAACATCCTCCTGGAACTCCATGCCCACCTGACGGACCACACTGCTGTTTTTCTGGCCCATCTCAGCAGCCAGGAAAGGGCATTTGGAGGCCACAGCCTGACCTGAAGGTGGCATAGGATGACCAGCAGGCAGCTTGGGTTCCCCTTCCAGTTTGGGAGCTGTAAATACATAAAAGTGTTCAATTTCAGATGTACAATTACTGACATTGATCAAACCATTTCCTGAATATTAATGAACCTATCATTACAAACATAGATTCTTCTTTAACTTTCCTGCAGTAgaccaagatttaaaaaaaaacaaacaaaaaaacaaaaaacaatctaCTATGTTTGTCACACTGACCTTCACTGGCAGTGTTGTCCTCAGTCCTCtggtgagaggaggaggaggagcagagagcCCGTGCCATTGAAGGAGCCATGGGCTTAGAGGCCAGTTCCATCATGATGGGGCACTTTTGGGCATAGACCGTCAGAGTCTTCTTGGGCTGCTGGAGGAAGGCCTGTGGCACCCGAGCCAGGAACGGACAGCGACGCACTATCATATCCATAGTCAGCAGTGGTGATGATGATTGTCTTAAGGTCTGAAGagaaaaacaataatttaaCTCACTCTCATGCAAAGGAAgtttctaacattttttcaccttgtgcaacaaaaatctgttttgcaaggtgtTTGCTAAAAGGCACAGTGCAACCTGAAACACAACAGACAATTTTATCCTGcttcaaatgaaatgcaaatcaATCCACCTGACCAAAACTCAGGAATTCAGAGCGATTTAAGTATAAAGTTTCTAATTTCTGCTCAAAGAGGGCTGCTGCTTGGAGAATACTTCAAAAGTGAACCATTTACAACAAGCCGGGGGTTTTCTTTATTACTTCTTTATaattaaaatgttgcaaaataaaaaatatgaagacAAGTAAAGCAAATTGTTTACCCATACTTTATGGAAAGTTTAATTCACAACTACTTGTGTTCAAAAATCTTTGCAGATGAAGTAAAGATCTCTTCTAGTCTTAAAtacctttttcattttaaaccaaaTAAGGTCAGTTATTTTGCAGCAACCATATTATATCTGTGTAGGGATGGATTGGGGAAGTTTTACTATTTAAATATATGTTGTAAGGATGCcaaaagattaacatttttaactgcaattaatctcagtatttctgtagttaatcaggattaatgagactttttaatatcatgttttaaaattccacttttttgcatctaaactgtttttgtgtcattcgTCTTTCTTGCTATTAAAGGTAGATTTAAGAACTTAACTACAGATTTTTggttaacttttttattttgagcaaTACATCTGTTCAAAAAGGAGTTGAAAGTAATAATCTGTATaatttggaaaaacaaaatctagGTTGTTTGCACGAAATTCCAATTAAATTTGAACAAACTAAAGTTTCCTCTGCCCCTTTGCCTGAAAGGTAACAAGGGGTGGCTGAGAGCTCCAAATATTTCCAGTAAATAGACTTCATGCTGACTTTTATTTCGATCTACTGTACCATTTCTGAGGTCAGTAATGAACATTGATCTTTCAACTGGGGCTGCATCACAACAATGCTGATAATTATGATACTTCCGTGTGATACTAGTAAAACCTAATAAATGCCCATACCTGTTCTGAAATCATGGCAAAAAGGAAAGTCCCAGGCACCCAATTTTGGACAATTTATTGTTTTCCATAACTTTTTCATATCACAAGCAAACTCTTCCACAATATCTAAATTGCACTAACACGTCTGTGACGTTTTGGTGCATCAAcatttttgatggattcattTCATTCTAAACACCCATCATCTCAGGTATATGTAGTTTTTTAATGCTTTGTGCTTTTAGATACCACACCTCAGTTTACAATAGATTGTTTGATCTTTAAACACATGGTAATGAAAACCACAATACTGCTATCCACATCATCTTTGTTGATTTTCCCAAGTTGCGTCACATATTACACATCCTAAAACGAGACTTTCTATTACTCACATTTACTAATCAGGATGACCTACTACCAGTGCGTCTGGTGTTTATATTGTAATAACTGTGTGACATATGAATGTAAAAGGTGTAtcgaaataaaaaaaaaaccacagtTATTCTTACTGTACGTTTATCTCTGAGCAGTATGACCTTCTTCCTGTTGTAGCCAAGTTTACACATTCCTCGACAGAATAATCACTGCCATACTCCGCCTCCCAGTTCCAGGAAAAGGGGTAAGGGCTTTTAGAAACCTGAATAAGATATAACTACTGTCTGAAGACCACCTTCATATCAATTATGGTAGCTCT contains:
- the alas1 gene encoding 5-aminolevulinate synthase, nonspecific, mitochondrial, which codes for MDMIVRRCPFLARVPQAFLQQPKKTLTVYAQKCPIMMELASKPMAPSMARALCSSSSSHQRTEDNTASEAPKLEGEPKLPAGHPMPPSGQAVASKCPFLAAEMGQKNSSVVRQVGMEFQEDVQEVRTVQKEVPSAQLKKPSFTSSIKGREGAQANLMKTLLKQQPKRVSHLLQDNLGSLSRFQYDDFFEKKIVEKKNDHTYRVFKTVNRLASEFPMADDFTGSLEDKREVSVWCSNDYLGMSRHPRVVQSITDTLRKHGSGAGGTRNISGTSKFHVELEQELADLHKKDAALLFTSCFVANDSTLFTLAKMLPGCEIYSDAGNHASMIQGIRNSGAKKFIFRHNDVAHLRELLQKGDPTKPKIVAFETVHSMDGAVCPLEEMCDIAHEFGAITFVDEVHAVGLYGARGGGIGDRDGIMHKMDIISGTLGKAFGCVGGYIASTEALVDTVRSYAAGFIFTTSLPPMLLAGARQSIQVLKGEEGRTLRRKHQRNVKLLRQMLMDSGLPVVHCPSHIIPVRVSDAEKNTEVCDLMMSRHNIYVQAINYPTVARGEELLRIAPTPHHTPEMMKYFVETLVHSWKEVGLELKPHSTAECTFCQQPLHFEVMSDREKSYFSGLSHPISACA